In Bacteroidetes bacterium GWF2_43_63, the following proteins share a genomic window:
- a CDS encoding noncanonical pyrimidine nucleotidase, YjjG family — protein sequence MKKYKHVIFDLDRTLWDFDRVSHEVLSELFSELVQPLTQCSFEYFHGTYAAINSGLWEQYRRHEIEKEILRVKRFSLALEEIGLDRPWIANELADEYVKRTSEHAYLFPGTMELLSYLKDKGYILSVMTNGFKEAQYPKIARSGLGPYFEYLFISEEIGYNKPDIRIFEFALKKMDANPDEVLFVGDDYEVDIEGAAGAGMDQVFFNPRIEPSANKKAATYRISELSELMKIL from the coding sequence ATGAAGAAATACAAACACGTTATTTTTGATCTCGATCGTACCCTGTGGGATTTCGACCGGGTGTCGCATGAGGTGCTTTCAGAGCTGTTTTCAGAGCTTGTGCAGCCACTCACGCAATGCTCGTTTGAGTATTTTCATGGAACCTATGCGGCTATCAATTCAGGTCTCTGGGAACAGTACCGGCGTCATGAAATCGAAAAAGAAATACTGAGGGTGAAACGATTTTCGCTTGCACTCGAAGAAATTGGACTTGATCGTCCCTGGATTGCCAATGAATTGGCTGATGAGTATGTGAAGCGTACTTCAGAACACGCTTATCTGTTTCCGGGAACAATGGAATTACTCAGTTACCTGAAAGATAAAGGATATATTCTTTCTGTTATGACGAACGGTTTTAAAGAAGCGCAATATCCGAAAATTGCGCGCAGCGGCCTGGGTCCTTATTTTGAATATCTTTTTATTTCGGAGGAAATTGGCTACAATAAACCCGATATCCGCATTTTTGAATTTGCGCTGAAAAAAATGGATGCTAATCCCGATGAGGTTCTTTTTGTCGGCGATGATTACGAAGTCGATATCGAAGGAGCCGCTGGTGCCGGCATGGATCAGGTTTTTTTCAATCCACGCATAGAACCGTCGGCCAACAAAAAAGCCGCTACCTACCGCATCTCGGAGCTTTCGGAGCTGATGAAAATTCTGTAG
- a CDS encoding DNA polymerase IV has translation MDRSVLHIDLDTFFVSVERKENSALIGKPVMVGGGSDRAVVSGCSYEARAFGVHSGMPMKMARMLCSDAVVIRGDMERYSYYSRMVTDIIREGAPLYEKSSIDEFYLDLTGMDRFFGTLKWSHELRERIINETGLPISFGLSANKTVSKIATGEAKPNGELQIAQPAIKPFLDPLPIQKIPMLGKKTAHLLRSMGIVNIGVLSSMPPVLLTRVLGSNGLMLWKKANGQDDTPVVPYEDAKSMSSETTFETDVTDRAEMERILSSMTERLAFRLRKNNRLIGTVTVKIRYADFETHTMQKRIPYTAFDHVLVKNVKDIFGKLFSRRLRVRLIGIRFSELIGGNQQLDLFDETPELTRLYQSLDKIRRRFGEDAIHHAIGMHRHRVKGA, from the coding sequence ATGGATCGCTCTGTCCTGCATATTGACCTTGATACGTTTTTTGTTTCGGTGGAGCGAAAAGAGAACAGCGCTTTAATTGGGAAACCTGTCATGGTGGGCGGCGGAAGTGACCGGGCTGTAGTATCGGGTTGCAGCTACGAGGCCCGGGCCTTCGGCGTCCATTCGGGAATGCCCATGAAAATGGCGCGCATGCTTTGCAGCGATGCTGTTGTCATCCGCGGCGACATGGAGCGCTATTCCTACTATTCGCGCATGGTAACCGACATTATCCGCGAAGGAGCTCCGCTCTACGAAAAAAGCAGCATTGATGAATTTTATCTTGACCTGACCGGCATGGACCGTTTTTTCGGCACGCTGAAATGGTCGCACGAATTACGTGAACGCATAATTAATGAAACAGGATTGCCCATATCGTTCGGATTATCGGCAAATAAGACTGTGAGCAAGATCGCTACCGGCGAAGCCAAGCCCAACGGAGAGCTCCAAATTGCACAACCAGCCATCAAGCCTTTTCTCGATCCGCTTCCGATTCAGAAAATCCCGATGCTCGGGAAAAAAACAGCCCATCTGCTCCGCTCCATGGGTATTGTAAATATTGGCGTACTCAGCAGCATGCCGCCGGTGCTGCTCACGCGTGTGCTGGGCTCAAACGGGCTCATGCTATGGAAAAAAGCCAATGGACAGGATGACACGCCCGTGGTGCCGTACGAAGATGCCAAATCGATGAGCTCCGAAACCACATTCGAAACAGATGTGACCGACCGCGCCGAAATGGAACGTATTCTTTCCTCCATGACCGAACGCCTCGCCTTTCGTTTGCGCAAAAACAACCGGCTTATAGGAACGGTGACGGTGAAAATCCGTTATGCCGATTTCGAAACCCATACGATGCAGAAACGAATTCCCTACACGGCTTTCGATCATGTGCTGGTGAAAAATGTGAAAGATATTTTCGGAAAACTATTCTCAAGGCGGCTCAGGGTGAGGCTTATCGGTATTCGATTCAGTGAACTCATTGGCGGGAACCAGCAACTGGACCTGTTTGATGAGACTCCTGAACTCACCCGGCTCTATCAGTCGCTCGACAAGATCCGCCGCCGCTTCGGCGAAGACGCCATCCACCACGCCATCGGAATGCACAGGCATAGAGTGAAGGGAGCATAA
- a CDS encoding ribonuclease Y — protein sequence MLVLEVVVLVIAVLLWAFIFRKNADRKKKFLIDDANREADMIKQTRILEAKEKFIQMKSEIEKRNQEQNKRILSIENKLKQREMSLNQRSEEIQRKQKESQTLKDNLTAQTEILTKKLEDVSKMHKQSVEQLEAVSGMSADEARKQLVDSLQEEAKIEALSHVKDIVEEAKINAHREARKIIIETIQRTATDHAGENAVSSFPIANDEIKGRIIGREGRNIKALEAATGVEIVIDDTPETIILSAYDPVRREIARQSLEKLVSDGRIHPARIEEVVAKVKANIELEIIETGKKTLIDLGIHNMSNELMRLVGKMKFRSSYGQNLLQHSKEVANLCATMAAELGLNPKMAKRAGLLHDIGKVPDNEPDLPHAQLGMKLAEKYKEHPEIVNAIGAHHEDIEMTSLIAPIVQACDAISGARPGARREVVESYINRLNELEAIAMSYEGVQKTYAIQAGRELRVIVGAEKLSDGAATQLSLDLSKRIQESMTYPGQIKITVIRETRAVAYAK from the coding sequence ATGTTAGTACTGGAAGTGGTAGTCCTGGTGATTGCTGTACTTCTCTGGGCTTTCATTTTCCGCAAAAACGCCGACAGGAAGAAAAAATTCCTGATCGATGATGCCAACAGGGAAGCGGATATGATCAAGCAAACCAGAATTCTCGAAGCCAAGGAGAAGTTTATTCAAATGAAGTCTGAAATCGAAAAGCGAAATCAGGAACAGAACAAACGGATACTGAGCATTGAAAACAAACTCAAACAGCGCGAAATGTCGCTGAACCAGCGAAGCGAAGAAATTCAACGAAAACAAAAAGAATCTCAGACGCTCAAAGACAATCTTACAGCTCAAACAGAAATTCTTACTAAAAAGCTGGAAGATGTTTCCAAAATGCACAAACAGAGTGTGGAACAACTTGAAGCCGTTTCAGGCATGTCGGCTGACGAAGCTCGGAAACAATTGGTTGACTCACTGCAGGAAGAAGCTAAAATTGAGGCCCTGAGCCACGTGAAGGATATTGTTGAGGAAGCCAAAATCAATGCCCACCGCGAAGCCCGGAAAATTATCATCGAAACCATTCAACGCACGGCCACCGATCATGCCGGCGAAAATGCCGTTTCTTCATTCCCAATCGCTAACGACGAAATTAAAGGCCGTATCATCGGTCGCGAAGGCCGTAACATCAAAGCGCTGGAAGCTGCAACAGGTGTTGAAATCGTTATTGATGACACCCCTGAAACCATCATTCTGTCCGCTTACGATCCGGTTCGCCGCGAAATTGCACGTCAGTCACTTGAAAAACTGGTGTCTGATGGACGTATTCACCCTGCCCGCATCGAGGAAGTGGTGGCCAAAGTGAAGGCCAATATCGAACTTGAAATTATTGAAACTGGCAAGAAAACCCTCATCGACCTGGGTATTCATAACATGAGTAACGAGTTGATGCGTTTGGTTGGAAAAATGAAATTCCGTTCGTCTTACGGTCAGAATTTGCTCCAGCACAGTAAGGAAGTTGCCAACCTTTGCGCCACTATGGCTGCCGAGCTTGGACTGAATCCCAAAATGGCCAAACGCGCCGGTCTGCTGCACGACATTGGAAAAGTTCCCGACAACGAGCCAGATCTGCCGCATGCTCAGCTGGGTATGAAACTGGCCGAAAAATATAAAGAACATCCGGAAATCGTGAATGCCATTGGTGCTCACCACGAAGACATTGAAATGACTTCGCTAATCGCTCCTATTGTTCAGGCTTGCGATGCCATCTCCGGCGCCCGCCCCGGTGCCCGCCGCGAAGTGGTTGAAAGCTACATTAACCGCCTGAACGAACTCGAGGCCATCGCCATGAGTTACGAAGGGGTGCAGAAAACCTATGCAATTCAGGCAGGTCGTGAGCTTCGAGTGATTGTTGGCGCTGAAAAGCTCAGCGATGGCGCAGCCACACAACTTTCGCTCGACCTTAGCAAACGTATTCAGGAATCCATGACCTATCCAGGTCAGATCAAAATTACGGTGATCCGCGAAACACGCGCGGTTGCGTACGCGAAATAA